One Sediminicola sp. YIK13 DNA segment encodes these proteins:
- a CDS encoding SAM-dependent methyltransferase: MENPQDMVLGKLYMIPTTLGDNEPLEVLPISIKRAIEEIDFYIVENEKTARRFIKKISSKKSQPDLHLELLNKFTEPEAIPTFLDPCLQGHNVGIISEAGCPGIADPGADVVRIAHQKGIQVVPLVGPSSILLALMASGMNGQSFTFNGYLPIDGPERKSAIKRMEKISRELDQSQIFIETPYRNDKLMADLLRTLSNSCMVCVACDITLSTEYISTKSVLEWQKVPLDLHKRPTIFIIHA; encoded by the coding sequence ATGGAAAACCCACAGGACATGGTTTTAGGAAAATTGTACATGATTCCCACTACCCTAGGTGACAATGAACCTTTAGAGGTCCTCCCCATTTCCATAAAAAGGGCAATTGAAGAAATAGACTTCTATATTGTTGAGAATGAAAAGACCGCAAGGCGTTTTATAAAAAAAATAAGCTCTAAAAAATCCCAGCCCGATCTTCATTTGGAATTGCTGAATAAGTTCACCGAGCCAGAAGCAATTCCCACTTTTTTGGATCCCTGCCTTCAAGGACATAATGTGGGTATCATTTCAGAAGCGGGTTGTCCCGGAATTGCTGATCCCGGAGCCGATGTGGTGAGAATCGCGCATCAAAAAGGAATTCAAGTAGTTCCCCTGGTCGGACCCTCCTCTATCCTCCTCGCACTTATGGCCAGCGGCATGAATGGACAAAGCTTTACATTTAATGGATACTTGCCCATTGACGGACCTGAAAGAAAAAGTGCTATAAAACGGATGGAAAAAATTTCCAGGGAATTGGACCAATCTCAAATATTCATTGAAACGCCCTATAGGAATGATAAGTTAATGGCCGATTTATTGAGAACCCTTTCCAATAGCTGTATGGTTTGCGTTGCTTGCGACATCACTCTTTCAACGGAATATATTTCCACCAAGAGCGTGCTTGAATGGCAAAAAGTACCGCTAGACCTACATAAAAGACCAACTATCTTTATCATTCACGCATAA
- the trmD gene encoding tRNA (guanosine(37)-N1)-methyltransferase TrmD produces the protein MRIDIITVLPELMTSPFEASIMKRAIEKKLVEVHFHNLRDYTELSYKQVDDYQFGGGAGMVLMIEPIDKCITKLKSERTYDEVIYMTPDGETLNQSMANGISLKENIIILCGHYKGVDQRVRDTLITREISIGDYVLSGGELGAAVLCDTIIRLIPGVLNNETSALTDSFQDNLLAPPVYTRPSDYKGLKVPEILLSGNFPKIEKWREDEALKRTERLRPDLLE, from the coding sequence ATGCGCATAGATATCATCACCGTTTTACCTGAGCTTATGACAAGTCCGTTTGAAGCTTCGATTATGAAAAGGGCCATAGAAAAGAAATTGGTCGAGGTTCATTTTCACAACCTTAGGGACTACACAGAATTAAGCTACAAGCAAGTAGATGACTACCAATTTGGTGGCGGCGCGGGCATGGTACTGATGATAGAGCCTATAGACAAATGTATCACCAAATTGAAGTCGGAAAGAACGTACGACGAGGTTATTTACATGACCCCAGATGGGGAAACCTTGAATCAAAGTATGGCGAATGGGATTTCTTTGAAAGAAAACATCATTATTCTTTGTGGCCATTATAAGGGCGTAGACCAACGAGTAAGGGATACTTTGATCACGAGGGAAATATCCATTGGTGATTATGTCCTTTCGGGTGGAGAATTGGGGGCCGCAGTACTATGTGACACCATCATTAGGCTTATTCCTGGGGTTTTGAACAATGAAACTTCAGCACTTACCGATAGTTTTCAGGATAACTTATTGGCACCTCCAGTTTATACACGCCCATCCGACTATAAAGGTCTAAAAGTACCTGAAATTCTCTTGAGTGGAAATTTTCCGAAAATTGAAAAATGGAGGGAAGACGAAGCCCTAAAGCGGACAGAAAGACTTAGACCTGATCTCTTGGAGTAA
- a CDS encoding DMT family transporter produces the protein MLDLALCVLFSSSLFVIFKLFSKYKIQTLYAIICNYVVACLFSTLFYNGRITVNELTGKAWFLGTLALGILFIVVFIITAKTSQKIGVSVASVASKMSLIIPVIAGVLIYKEVLGPIKIIGILLALIAVYFASIKTRTLTVKMETIFLPLLLFLGSGLVDTSIKYLQTTYMEKEDYPLFSATVFGAAGFIGIIFILLKSFREPIRPNLRNVLGGLVLGIVNYFSIYFLLRALENDFINSASIFTLNHVATVLLSTIFGIVLFKESLSKKNWFGIGLAVISIILVAST, from the coding sequence ATGCTAGATTTAGCCTTGTGTGTCCTTTTTTCCAGTTCCCTATTTGTAATATTCAAACTTTTTTCAAAATATAAGATACAAACATTATATGCCATTATCTGCAATTACGTAGTGGCATGCCTGTTCTCTACCCTATTTTATAATGGAAGAATAACAGTAAACGAGCTAACTGGTAAAGCTTGGTTTTTAGGCACCTTGGCACTTGGTATCTTATTTATTGTTGTCTTTATAATTACCGCCAAAACATCCCAAAAGATCGGTGTATCCGTGGCTTCTGTCGCCTCTAAAATGTCATTGATCATACCCGTGATTGCTGGGGTTCTTATTTATAAAGAGGTTTTGGGGCCCATTAAGATTATAGGGATCCTTTTAGCCTTGATTGCCGTGTATTTTGCATCCATAAAAACCAGGACCCTCACAGTAAAGATGGAGACCATTTTTTTGCCACTCCTTTTGTTTTTGGGATCTGGCCTGGTAGACACTTCCATTAAATATTTACAGACTACCTATATGGAAAAGGAAGATTATCCATTATTCTCTGCAACGGTCTTTGGTGCGGCTGGTTTTATTGGGATCATTTTTATTTTGTTAAAATCCTTTAGGGAACCAATAAGGCCAAATTTAAGAAACGTCCTGGGCGGACTGGTCTTGGGCATTGTAAATTATTTTTCCATCTACTTTCTATTAAGGGCACTTGAAAATGATTTTATCAACAGCGCCTCCATTTTCACATTAAACCATGTGGCCACTGTTCTGCTCTCCACTATTTTTGGTATAGTGTTGTTCAAGGAATCTTTAAGCAAAAAAAACTGGTTTGGGATTGGTTTGGCGGTCATAAGTATTATTTTAGTTGCCAGTACTTAA
- the dapF gene encoding diaminopimelate epimerase: MNLTFYKYQGTGNDFVMIDNRDNVFPKSNTQLVAKLCDRKFGIGADGLILLENDKGTDFKMVYYNSDGNTSTMCGNGGRCLVAFAKYLGVITDKATFMAVDGLHHATIEGEVVSLQMQDVNEVQEHKDFLFLDTGSPHHVQIVEDVLKVDVPVEGAKLRYGRYGDNGSNINFVTSEGGDTFKVRTYERGVEDETLSCGTGVTAVALAMHKIGKVSGNKVAIKTQGGDLHVNFERGDSGYQDIHLIGPAKYVFKGEIVC; the protein is encoded by the coding sequence ATGAACCTTACATTTTACAAATATCAAGGAACGGGCAATGACTTTGTCATGATTGACAATAGGGATAATGTATTTCCTAAAAGCAACACCCAATTGGTGGCTAAACTATGCGATCGAAAATTTGGGATAGGTGCAGATGGACTTATTCTGTTGGAAAATGACAAAGGGACCGATTTTAAGATGGTGTACTATAATTCTGATGGGAATACCAGTACCATGTGTGGAAATGGAGGCAGGTGTTTGGTGGCTTTTGCCAAATACTTGGGAGTCATAACTGACAAGGCTACATTTATGGCTGTAGATGGGTTGCACCACGCTACCATAGAGGGAGAAGTTGTGAGCCTTCAAATGCAGGACGTGAACGAAGTACAGGAGCATAAAGATTTTCTGTTTTTAGATACGGGTTCCCCCCACCATGTGCAGATAGTAGAGGACGTCCTAAAGGTAGATGTGCCTGTGGAAGGAGCAAAATTGAGATATGGACGCTACGGGGATAATGGAAGCAATATAAATTTTGTAACATCGGAAGGTGGGGATACCTTTAAGGTGCGGACCTATGAAAGGGGAGTGGAGGATGAAACCTTGTCCTGTGGAACTGGTGTTACGGCAGTAGCATTGGCTATGCACAAAATTGGTAAGGTCTCTGGAAATAAAGTGGCAATAAAAACGCAGGGAGGGGACTTACATGTTAATTTTGAGAGAGGAGATTCTGGCTATCAGGATATCCATTTGATAGGACCGGCAAAATATGTGTTTAAAGGAGAGATCGTATGCTGA
- a CDS encoding GNAT family N-acetyltransferase has translation MLSLKGKIGYLRALEPDDLDFLYEVENNTGIWEISGTTAPYSKHLLQLYLENAHKDIYEAKQLRLCICNSSDKAVGLIDLFDFDPHNHRAGIGIVILEEKDRNRGLGLEALQLLENYAFNGLHLRQLYANVLSDNEASVHLFKKLGYSLVGEKKDWVLQNNEYKGEILFQKINK, from the coding sequence ATGCTGAGTCTAAAAGGTAAAATCGGTTACTTAAGGGCTTTGGAGCCAGATGATCTGGATTTCCTATACGAGGTGGAAAACAATACAGGGATTTGGGAAATTAGTGGAACTACCGCTCCTTATTCAAAACACCTGTTACAGCTCTATTTGGAGAATGCCCATAAGGATATTTACGAGGCAAAGCAGTTGCGTTTATGTATATGTAATTCTTCGGATAAGGCAGTGGGATTGATTGATTTGTTCGATTTTGATCCGCATAACCACCGCGCGGGCATTGGCATCGTTATCCTGGAAGAAAAGGACAGAAACAGAGGTCTAGGTCTGGAGGCTTTGCAACTATTGGAAAACTATGCCTTTAATGGGTTGCATTTACGACAGTTGTACGCTAATGTATTATCCGATAATGAGGCTAGTGTACACTTATTCAAAAAACTTGGCTACAGCCTAGTAGGAGAAAAGAAAGATTGGGTTTTACAGAATAATGAATATAAAGGTGAAATTTTATTTCAAAAGATAAACAAGTAA
- a CDS encoding glyceraldehyde-3-phosphate dehydrogenase: MSPIKYEKELAFQADRRKATTEFIKITSDLWYDSAIEVVLFKNQIIDKNVSDIINLHEYAGQFVQKPISIFDSVELLRAIYDLNLPPSKLDIGKLTYEYHSDDNNYNNAKAFVVDKLKDASSSKEIKPKDVVLYGFGRIGRLVARELMAKTGKGSQLRLRAIVTRGTVTPEILEKRANLLRTDSVHGQFMGTVEIDVANEALLINGTTVHIISADKPEDIDYTKYGIYGALIIDNTGAFRDKEALSRHLSSKGASRVLLTAPGKEVPNIVHGVNHTEYDPDTIKIYSAASCTTNAITPILKVIEDSLGIKKGHLETIHAYTNDQNLVDNMHSKYRRGRAAALNMVITETGAGSAVAKALPSLKGKLTSNAIRVPVPNGSLAILNLEVKNKTTKESLNNIVKKYSLEGSLVEQIKYSLSNELVSTDIIGTNAPSIYDSTATIVSADGKNIVLYIWYDNEYGYSHQVIRLAKYISKVRRYTYY, translated from the coding sequence ATGAGTCCTATCAAATACGAAAAAGAATTAGCCTTTCAAGCCGACAGGAGAAAAGCAACCACCGAGTTTATTAAAATTACCAGTGATCTATGGTATGATAGCGCCATTGAAGTGGTGCTTTTTAAGAATCAGATCATTGATAAAAATGTAAGCGACATCATCAATTTACATGAATACGCCGGACAGTTTGTACAAAAACCAATTTCTATTTTCGACTCAGTTGAGCTTTTGAGAGCCATTTATGACTTGAATTTGCCTCCTTCTAAATTGGATATTGGAAAACTGACATATGAGTACCATTCAGATGACAACAATTACAATAATGCAAAAGCTTTTGTTGTTGATAAATTAAAAGATGCCAGTAGTTCCAAAGAGATAAAACCAAAGGATGTTGTTCTTTATGGTTTTGGAAGAATTGGAAGACTGGTAGCCAGGGAATTAATGGCGAAAACGGGCAAAGGAAGCCAATTAAGACTTAGGGCCATAGTTACAAGGGGAACTGTAACTCCAGAAATCCTTGAGAAAAGAGCCAATCTATTACGAACAGATTCTGTTCACGGACAATTTATGGGCACGGTAGAGATAGATGTGGCAAATGAAGCATTATTGATCAACGGCACCACGGTACACATCATTAGTGCAGATAAGCCAGAAGACATAGATTATACAAAATATGGGATTTACGGTGCTTTAATAATCGATAACACAGGGGCTTTCAGGGATAAGGAAGCTTTGAGCAGACATTTGTCATCCAAAGGTGCCTCTAGAGTGTTGTTGACGGCTCCAGGCAAGGAGGTGCCCAATATCGTACATGGGGTTAACCATACTGAATACGATCCGGATACCATCAAGATATATTCCGCGGCATCTTGTACCACCAATGCCATAACGCCTATATTGAAAGTGATCGAAGATTCTTTGGGCATTAAAAAAGGACATTTGGAGACCATTCATGCATATACGAACGACCAGAATTTGGTGGACAATATGCACAGTAAATACAGACGTGGAAGAGCGGCCGCCTTAAATATGGTGATTACAGAGACAGGAGCCGGTAGTGCCGTAGCAAAGGCTTTACCAAGTTTAAAAGGCAAACTTACCTCCAATGCCATCCGTGTCCCAGTACCTAATGGTTCGCTGGCCATTCTAAATTTGGAAGTGAAAAATAAGACGACCAAGGAGAGTTTGAACAATATCGTTAAAAAATATTCTTTGGAAGGATCCCTTGTAGAGCAAATTAAATATTCATTGAGCAACGAATTGGTTTCCACAGATATTATAGGGACAAATGCGCCATCCATTTATGACAGTACTGCCACCATAGTCTCTGCTGACGGTAAAAACATCGTATTGTACATTTGGTATGACAATGAATATGGATACTCCCATCAAGTTATTCGTTTGGCCAAATACATCTCAAAAGTAAGAAGGTATACCTATTATTAA
- the dnaA gene encoding chromosomal replication initiator protein DnaA, with protein MSVTANSVWNNCLAFIKDNIQPQAFKTWFEPIKPVKLSNNALSIQVPSKFFYEWLEEHYVKLLKVALTKEIGESAKLVYVIKMENTYGNREPFTEKIPSSNRSTVAPQELDVAIKSKNPELKNPFVIPGIRNIKIESQLNPNYNFDNFLEGDSNRLARSAGMAVANKPGGTSFNPLLIFGGVGLGKTHLAHAIGVEIKDKYPERTVLYISAEKFTQQYIESVKKNTRNDFIHFYQLIDVLIIDDVQFLSGKSGTQDVFFHIFNHLHQNGKQVILTSDKAPVDMQDIEQRLLSRFKWGLSAELQSPDYETRISILKNKLYRDGVEMPDDIVDYVAKHIKSNIRELEGAIISLIAQSSFNKKEVTIELAQLVVEKFVKNTKREVSIDYIQKVVSDYFEMDVATLQSKTRKRHIVQARQMAMFFAKKFTKASLASIGSQIGKRDHATVLHACKTVDNLAETDKQFKKYIEDLTKKFS; from the coding sequence ATGAGTGTTACTGCTAATTCCGTATGGAACAATTGTTTGGCTTTTATAAAGGACAACATTCAACCGCAGGCATTCAAAACTTGGTTTGAACCTATCAAGCCGGTCAAGTTATCCAACAACGCCTTAAGCATACAGGTACCGAGTAAATTTTTTTATGAATGGCTGGAAGAGCACTATGTAAAATTATTGAAAGTTGCCCTAACCAAGGAAATCGGGGAGAGCGCAAAGTTGGTTTATGTCATTAAAATGGAAAACACCTACGGCAATAGAGAACCATTTACCGAAAAAATACCCAGTTCAAATAGATCTACCGTCGCTCCACAAGAATTGGATGTGGCCATTAAGTCGAAAAACCCTGAACTAAAGAATCCTTTTGTCATTCCTGGGATCAGAAATATCAAAATAGAATCTCAGTTAAATCCCAATTATAATTTTGACAATTTCCTGGAAGGTGATTCCAACAGGTTGGCAAGATCAGCGGGGATGGCCGTCGCCAATAAACCGGGAGGTACTTCCTTTAATCCACTATTGATTTTTGGGGGTGTTGGTTTGGGAAAAACGCACCTGGCACATGCCATTGGTGTTGAGATAAAGGACAAATACCCAGAAAGGACTGTACTCTATATATCAGCAGAAAAATTCACCCAACAGTATATAGAATCCGTCAAGAAAAACACTAGAAATGATTTTATACATTTCTATCAATTGATTGACGTCTTAATAATTGATGATGTACAGTTTTTATCGGGTAAATCTGGTACACAGGATGTGTTTTTCCACATTTTCAACCACTTGCATCAGAATGGCAAACAGGTAATCCTTACTTCAGATAAGGCACCCGTGGATATGCAGGACATTGAACAACGTCTGCTATCTCGTTTTAAATGGGGGCTTTCAGCTGAACTTCAGAGTCCAGATTACGAAACACGCATCTCTATCTTAAAGAACAAATTATACAGGGATGGTGTTGAGATGCCGGATGACATTGTAGATTATGTCGCCAAGCATATCAAAAGTAATATTCGTGAACTAGAAGGAGCCATCATCTCTCTAATAGCGCAATCTTCTTTCAATAAAAAGGAAGTTACCATTGAATTGGCACAGTTGGTTGTAGAAAAGTTTGTGAAGAATACCAAACGTGAGGTATCCATAGATTACATCCAAAAAGTTGTTTCTGATTATTTTGAAATGGATGTCGCTACCCTGCAATCCAAGACCAGAAAACGCCATATTGTGCAAGCAAGACAAATGGCCATGTTCTTTGCTAAAAAATTCACCAAGGCCTCTTTGGCCAGTATAGGTTCCCAAATTGGAAAGAGGGACCACGCAACTGTGTTGCACGCATGCAAAACTGTTGACAACCTTGCGGAGACCGATAAGCAGTTTAAAAAGTACATTGAAGATTTAACTAAAAAATTCTCTTAG
- the mltG gene encoding endolytic transglycosylase MltG, with amino-acid sequence MYIKKILLAILIIGLVVGGAFAYMVYNAVFAPNTKFNNSEAYVFVRSDDDFNNVKEMLTPLINDMSTFEKVAERKGYASNVRGGKYLIKKGMNNNDIVNSLRSKNIPIRVSFNNQETLADLAGRISAQLEPDSLTLLNNLNDAEFLKANGFTNETKLAMYIPNSYEFFWNSSPENFRDRMLKEYQRFWNADRIQKAEKIGMTPNEVITLASIVHKETAKVDERPRVAGVYLNRLKVRMLLQADPTVIYALKLHNGDFDTVYKRVLYKDLTLDSPYNTYKYAGLPPGPIAMPDISAIDAVLNSEQHDYYYFVANVENFGYHKFAKNLAQHNKNKEQYVRWINAQKINR; translated from the coding sequence ATGTATATAAAGAAAATTTTGCTGGCCATACTAATTATAGGCCTAGTTGTTGGTGGCGCCTTTGCTTATATGGTGTATAATGCTGTTTTTGCACCCAATACCAAATTCAATAATAGCGAAGCTTATGTCTTCGTAAGATCGGACGATGATTTTAACAACGTTAAGGAAATGTTGACTCCCTTAATAAATGATATGTCCACTTTTGAGAAGGTTGCGGAACGAAAGGGATATGCTTCCAACGTGCGTGGGGGAAAGTACCTCATTAAAAAAGGAATGAACAATAATGATATCGTAAACTCCCTTCGAAGTAAAAATATCCCCATTAGGGTATCATTCAACAATCAGGAAACCTTGGCCGACCTTGCCGGAAGGATATCGGCTCAATTGGAGCCAGACAGCCTTACTTTGTTGAATAATTTAAATGATGCTGAATTCTTAAAAGCCAATGGTTTTACCAATGAGACAAAATTGGCTATGTATATTCCCAATAGTTATGAGTTTTTCTGGAATTCATCTCCTGAAAATTTCAGGGACAGGATGCTCAAGGAATACCAAAGGTTTTGGAATGCCGATAGAATACAGAAAGCTGAAAAAATAGGAATGACCCCTAATGAAGTTATTACCCTGGCATCCATTGTGCATAAGGAAACTGCAAAAGTAGATGAAAGGCCCAGAGTAGCAGGTGTTTACCTCAATAGGCTGAAGGTGCGTATGTTGTTGCAGGCAGATCCTACTGTCATTTATGCTTTAAAGTTGCATAACGGTGATTTTGATACTGTTTATAAAAGGGTATTGTATAAGGATCTGACTTTGGACTCACCCTATAACACCTATAAATATGCTGGTTTACCACCAGGTCCCATAGCAATGCCAGACATATCTGCCATAGATGCCGTACTGAATTCTGAGCAACACGATTATTACTATTTTGTGGCTAATGTGGAGAATTTTGGGTATCATAAATTTGCTAAAAACCTAGCTCAGCACAATAAAAATAAAGAGCAATATGTGCGTTGGATCAACGCTCAAAAGATAAATAGGTAA
- a CDS encoding low molecular weight protein-tyrosine-phosphatase, translating to MKTKVLMVCLGNICRSPLAEGILKSKVDQNEVEVESAGTAGFHIGKKPDSRSIAVAQKHGLAIDSQRCRKFSRQDFSDFNYIYAMDRSNYRNIISLAKNENDIKKVKLLLDEINIDIKEVPDPYYDSEDGFEKVYTLIDKACDAIALQLQHN from the coding sequence ATGAAAACGAAAGTTCTAATGGTATGCCTCGGAAACATCTGTAGGTCACCATTGGCCGAAGGCATCCTAAAAAGCAAAGTAGACCAAAATGAAGTAGAAGTGGAATCCGCTGGAACCGCAGGCTTTCACATTGGCAAAAAACCCGATAGTCGCTCTATCGCCGTTGCCCAAAAGCATGGATTGGCAATAGATAGTCAGCGATGCAGGAAATTCTCCCGCCAAGATTTCAGTGATTTTAATTACATCTATGCCATGGACAGAAGTAATTATAGAAATATAATCTCCTTGGCGAAAAATGAGAACGATATCAAAAAGGTGAAGTTACTTTTGGATGAAATCAATATTGACATCAAAGAAGTCCCAGACCCGTATTACGACTCTGAAGATGGGTTTGAAAAGGTCTACACATTAATTGATAAAGCTTGTGATGCCATAGCATTACAACTTCAACATAATTAA
- a CDS encoding IMPACT family protein — translation MEDENQDSYRTILKPSEEVLFKEKKSKFFGYAFPISDEEEVKPLIEALRKKHHTANHVCYAWQLGVEEPHYRANDDGEPNNSAGMPIYGQIQSFGVTNILVAVTRIFGGTKLGVGGLISAYKTGAQMALEASQIVEKTLQQRFVLKFDYEQIDKVMRTIKQHQIEILTQTMELSCTFIISVRKQEAEQTLALFTSMHPPIGIKKKQ, via the coding sequence ATGGAAGACGAAAATCAAGATTCATATAGGACCATTTTAAAGCCTTCGGAGGAAGTCCTCTTCAAGGAAAAGAAGAGTAAGTTCTTCGGATATGCCTTTCCAATTTCTGATGAAGAGGAAGTCAAGCCTTTGATAGAGGCGCTTAGAAAGAAGCACCACACTGCCAATCATGTTTGTTATGCATGGCAATTGGGCGTGGAAGAACCACATTATAGGGCTAATGACGATGGAGAACCCAACAATTCAGCTGGCATGCCTATTTATGGTCAAATCCAATCTTTTGGAGTCACAAATATACTTGTAGCGGTTACAAGAATATTTGGAGGTACAAAACTAGGAGTTGGCGGATTGATATCGGCTTACAAAACAGGTGCCCAAATGGCATTGGAAGCTTCCCAAATTGTTGAAAAAACGCTACAGCAACGGTTTGTTTTAAAGTTCGATTATGAACAAATAGATAAGGTCATGAGAACTATAAAACAGCACCAGATAGAAATACTTACACAAACTATGGAACTGTCCTGCACCTTTATCATATCCGTCAGAAAACAGGAAGCCGAACAAACTTTAGCACTATTTACTTCCATGCACCCCCCTATAGGGATCAAAAAAAAGCAGTAA
- a CDS encoding acyl-CoA thioesterase yields MDFNQISFRVRYGETDQMGVVYHGNYAQYLEMGRVEWLRALGFSYKKMEEEGVMLPVISLQINFKKSAVYDDLIRVVTILKKRPSVKIEFDYKIYNEADEILIEAHTVLAFINKTTKRPMKCPEAILEKIKL; encoded by the coding sequence ATGGATTTTAATCAGATTTCTTTTAGAGTGAGATATGGGGAAACAGATCAAATGGGAGTCGTTTACCACGGAAACTATGCGCAATACCTAGAGATGGGAAGAGTTGAGTGGTTAAGGGCACTAGGGTTTTCTTACAAAAAAATGGAAGAAGAAGGTGTAATGTTGCCTGTTATTTCCCTACAGATAAATTTCAAAAAATCTGCAGTTTATGATGACCTGATAAGGGTGGTTACTATCCTGAAAAAGAGACCTTCAGTGAAGATAGAATTTGATTATAAAATTTACAATGAAGCCGATGAAATTTTAATCGAGGCACATACTGTTTTGGCATTTATAAATAAAACGACAAAAAGACCGATGAAATGCCCTGAAGCTATTTTGGAAAAAATAAAATTATAA
- a CDS encoding S1C family serine protease, protein MKKITTLLLVSIFGGAITLGSYKLFIEKPNYAVVTEDAGNGYFNTSYSPTSAKGSGINEVDFTIAAQNTVNSVVHVKNVTMSSGPTTIMEFLYGSGGSQRPQVGTGSGVIISPDGYIVTNNHVIANATQLQVTLNNNKTYTAELVGTDPNSDIALLKIEAKDKLPYLAFGDSDNAKIGEWVLAVGNPFNLTSTVTAGIVSAKARDLGGMTNQSFIQTDAAVNPGNSGGALVNTNGDLIGINTAITSQTGSYVGYSFAVPSNIAKKVVEDIMEYGNVQKGILGINTVRSSTPYAIENGINEVDGVYITSVEEDSGAFDAKLQEGDILKKVDDIVVHKFPDLVGYISTKRPGDEIKVTIDRAGKVMEVPVILKERQTLVVPVMGLEVKNLNKEDQKKFKTKSGVKIVGVPESFRGYGLEGKVLLSVDNKEINDISDAKNLFGNISKYGKTSITMINEKGERERLIFQ, encoded by the coding sequence ATGAAAAAAATCACAACTTTATTATTGGTTTCCATATTTGGAGGTGCAATTACCTTGGGAAGCTATAAGCTATTCATAGAAAAGCCAAATTATGCGGTTGTTACAGAAGATGCCGGTAATGGTTATTTCAACACAAGTTATTCTCCTACCTCGGCAAAGGGATCTGGGATCAATGAAGTAGATTTCACCATAGCGGCCCAAAATACGGTCAATTCTGTTGTGCACGTTAAAAACGTCACCATGAGCAGTGGACCAACTACCATCATGGAGTTTCTTTATGGTTCGGGAGGCAGCCAAAGGCCACAAGTAGGTACCGGTTCCGGAGTTATTATATCGCCTGACGGTTATATTGTAACCAACAATCACGTCATAGCAAACGCTACCCAGTTACAGGTTACGCTGAATAACAATAAAACTTATACAGCAGAATTAGTGGGTACGGACCCCAATTCAGATATTGCCCTCCTTAAAATAGAAGCTAAGGACAAGCTTCCCTATTTGGCTTTTGGGGATTCTGATAATGCCAAAATCGGGGAATGGGTATTAGCCGTTGGAAATCCGTTCAACCTGACCTCTACGGTTACTGCGGGCATTGTAAGTGCCAAGGCACGGGACCTGGGCGGCATGACCAACCAATCATTCATTCAGACTGATGCCGCGGTTAATCCGGGCAATAGCGGCGGGGCACTGGTCAACACGAATGGCGACCTCATAGGCATCAATACCGCTATAACTTCCCAAACCGGTTCCTATGTAGGATATTCCTTTGCAGTACCCAGCAATATTGCGAAAAAGGTTGTTGAGGATATTATGGAGTACGGGAACGTGCAAAAAGGCATACTAGGCATAAATACGGTTAGGTCCTCTACCCCCTACGCTATTGAGAATGGAATTAATGAGGTAGATGGCGTGTATATCACAAGTGTGGAAGAGGATTCCGGTGCATTTGATGCCAAGTTACAGGAAGGTGACATCCTCAAAAAAGTTGATGATATAGTAGTTCATAAATTTCCTGACCTGGTAGGTTATATCTCCACCAAAAGACCTGGGGATGAAATTAAAGTGACCATAGATAGAGCGGGAAAAGTGATGGAGGTTCCTGTGATTTTGAAAGAAAGACAGACCCTTGTCGTGCCTGTAATGGGCTTAGAGGTTAAAAATCTCAATAAAGAGGATCAAAAGAAATTCAAGACTAAAAGTGGTGTTAAAATTGTAGGTGTTCCCGAAAGCTTTAGAGGCTACGGTCTGGAGGGCAAGGTATTACTGTCCGTGGACAATAAGGAGATCAATGATATTTCAGATGCCAAGAATCTATTCGGCAATATTTCCAAATATGGTAAAACAAGTATCACAATGATCAACGAGAAGGGCGAGCGGGAGCGACTGATTTTCCAATAA